From a region of the Verrucomicrobiia bacterium genome:
- a CDS encoding PAS domain S-box protein translates to MFCLAGPVKGVAGQRGGVRDVLRINQPLLIASVYSASTTLLMAAAPHNPDDHTHPVPLPLLSAVLAVGIFFLLLAMWLVRQRERERQEVAKQLARVSELELEYRDLFDNASDLVYTHDMQGRYLTVNRAFADTFGYAKEELIGRNGFELLVEESRKISQAMFLQKLKDGQPTRYEADFITKDGRKLHAELVTRLVFRDGKPVGVHGVARDITKRRQEEFRNRVFLELGHKLNEANTHEAAGDTILEAAQQLIGFDSCIVYAVNKEQNLFRVLIQIDKVDSTLKRFPAAQDYQPLPPITKLVIEKGAQLILRTPEELAEKTDPSGLFGSMRRSASIVVVPIRSPERVLGVLGVHSYTHNAYDVHMQKMLEALADYCVGAFERISAREEMLATLAELERRVAERTAELSKLNKSLQEEVEERKRIEEALREAHAGLELRVKERTEELSRINVQLRKEIGGHRQTSAALQHSEQRFRSLIEASPVGIALSRSGIVLYANKAHLEMFGFTDQWQLQGRFFLDIIAPQCRDEVKTRITRRREAGLDRDSYETVGLRRDGSQFFYQVEAASIQLEDGPATLAFLIDTTLRHEAEQALRQSEERFSLAFHALPIPVSISTFAEGRLIDANEAFLHLFEHKREETIGKTALELGIWDRTEERNDLIDSLKRGESVRARECRYRTRSGRLVITSVSVERVELQGWPCLIFITQDLTERLNLETQLRHAQKMEAVGQLAAGVAHDFNNIMTIILGHASLLELEMAHDKDHLEALREITTASERAATLTRQLLTFSRKQIMQLRVVDLNELIRNFSRMLNRLLGEHVAVDLHFEPFLPAVKADAGMVEQIIMNLAVNARDAMTGTGCLSIATKPVMMEVNPRNPSRTGKFACLVVSDNGCGMDALTLGRIFEPFFTTKEVGKGTGLGLATVYAIVEQHHGWIEVESTPGAGTVFRVYLPVALEFTGLEPNLITTETHMQNKATVLVAEDEAAVLGLVTTILQKGGYHVISATSGDDALILWEMHRDEIDLLLTDMVMPGLLSGRGLAERIHEMKPDLPVIYSSGYSVEIVREGLVLREGVNFLPKPYPPTTLLQMVKDCLENAIQGNKGNRSQEV, encoded by the coding sequence GTGTTTTGTTTGGCCGGGCCAGTGAAAGGCGTTGCAGGTCAGCGGGGGGGAGTGCGTGATGTATTGCGCATCAACCAACCTTTGCTGATTGCATCCGTCTATTCGGCTAGCACGACCCTCCTGATGGCCGCTGCTCCGCACAATCCAGATGATCACACGCATCCTGTTCCCCTCCCCCTTCTCTCTGCGGTGCTAGCTGTGGGCATCTTTTTTCTGCTGCTGGCGATGTGGCTCGTCCGTCAACGCGAACGGGAGCGGCAGGAGGTAGCCAAGCAACTGGCGCGCGTGTCCGAACTGGAATTGGAGTATCGTGACCTCTTCGACAACGCGAGCGACCTAGTTTACACGCATGACATGCAGGGGCGTTACCTCACTGTGAACCGTGCCTTTGCGGATACATTTGGATATGCCAAGGAAGAATTGATCGGACGCAACGGTTTCGAGTTGCTCGTTGAGGAATCACGGAAAATCAGTCAAGCGATGTTCTTGCAAAAGCTGAAAGACGGCCAGCCGACCCGCTACGAAGCAGATTTTATAACTAAGGATGGCCGCAAGCTGCATGCAGAACTGGTCACCCGTCTGGTATTCCGTGATGGCAAACCCGTCGGTGTGCATGGTGTGGCGCGTGACATCACCAAGCGTCGGCAGGAGGAATTCCGCAACCGCGTCTTTCTGGAACTGGGCCACAAGCTGAATGAAGCGAACACCCACGAGGCCGCCGGCGACACCATTCTCGAAGCCGCACAACAGTTGATCGGTTTTGATTCCTGCATCGTTTACGCGGTAAATAAGGAACAAAACCTCTTCCGCGTGCTCATCCAGATCGACAAAGTGGATAGTACTCTGAAGCGTTTTCCAGCCGCGCAAGATTATCAGCCCTTGCCCCCCATCACCAAGTTGGTGATCGAGAAGGGAGCGCAACTCATCCTGAGAACACCTGAGGAATTGGCGGAAAAAACCGATCCTTCAGGACTCTTCGGCAGCATGCGCCGATCTGCTTCGATCGTCGTTGTGCCCATCCGTTCGCCTGAACGCGTGCTCGGTGTGCTGGGCGTCCATAGCTACACGCACAATGCCTACGATGTGCACATGCAGAAAATGCTGGAGGCACTGGCGGATTATTGCGTGGGCGCTTTCGAGCGCATCAGTGCCCGTGAAGAGATGTTGGCCACGCTCGCAGAACTGGAACGTCGCGTGGCCGAGCGCACTGCTGAACTCTCCAAGCTGAACAAGTCTTTGCAGGAAGAAGTCGAGGAACGCAAACGCATCGAGGAAGCGTTACGTGAAGCGCATGCAGGATTGGAATTGCGCGTCAAGGAACGCACTGAGGAACTGAGCCGCATCAACGTCCAGTTGCGCAAAGAGATCGGCGGTCACCGTCAGACGAGTGCTGCTTTGCAGCATAGCGAACAACGCTTCCGCTCGCTCATTGAAGCATCTCCCGTAGGCATCGCCCTCTCCCGCAGCGGCATCGTGCTGTACGCGAACAAGGCGCATCTGGAGATGTTCGGCTTCACAGATCAATGGCAGCTGCAGGGCCGCTTCTTCCTTGATATCATTGCGCCGCAATGCCGTGACGAAGTGAAGACACGCATCACCCGCCGCCGGGAAGCCGGGCTGGACCGGGACAGCTACGAGACCGTAGGACTGCGGAGGGACGGCTCACAGTTCTTTTACCAAGTAGAAGCAGCCTCAATCCAACTCGAGGATGGACCGGCCACTCTGGCATTTCTCATCGATACCACGCTCCGCCATGAAGCTGAACAGGCACTGCGACAATCCGAAGAACGTTTCTCACTCGCCTTCCACGCACTGCCCATCCCCGTATCCATCAGCACATTCGCCGAAGGCCGCTTGATTGATGCCAATGAAGCGTTTCTGCATCTGTTCGAGCACAAGCGCGAAGAAACCATCGGGAAAACTGCCCTCGAACTCGGCATCTGGGACCGCACTGAAGAACGCAATGATTTGATCGACAGTCTGAAACGCGGTGAATCAGTCCGCGCCCGAGAGTGCCGCTACCGCACCCGCTCCGGACGTCTGGTGATCACCTCCGTCTCGGTCGAACGCGTCGAATTGCAAGGCTGGCCGTGCCTTATCTTCATCACCCAAGATCTCACCGAGCGGCTCAACCTGGAGACCCAACTGCGCCACGCGCAAAAGATGGAGGCCGTCGGCCAGCTTGCCGCCGGTGTCGCCCATGATTTCAACAACATCATGACCATCATCCTCGGTCATGCCTCGCTGCTGGAACTCGAGATGGCTCATGACAAGGATCATCTCGAAGCCCTGAGGGAGATCACCACCGCCTCGGAGCGCGCCGCCACTCTTACCCGACAACTCCTGACCTTCAGCCGCAAGCAGATCATGCAGTTGCGCGTCGTGGACCTGAACGAGCTCATCCGGAATTTTTCCCGCATGCTCAACCGCCTCCTCGGCGAGCATGTGGCGGTCGACCTTCATTTCGAGCCATTTCTCCCGGCTGTGAAAGCGGATGCCGGCATGGTGGAGCAGATCATCATGAATCTCGCCGTCAATGCGCGCGATGCGATGACCGGCACCGGATGCCTCTCCATCGCGACCAAGCCCGTCATGATGGAGGTGAACCCCCGAAACCCTTCACGAACAGGCAAATTCGCCTGCCTCGTAGTGTCGGACAACGGCTGCGGGATGGACGCTCTCACACTGGGCCGGATATTTGAACCATTTTTCACCACCAAAGAAGTCGGCAAAGGCACAGGCCTGGGACTAGCCACGGTTTATGCCATCGTCGAACAGCATCACGGCTGGATCGAAGTGGAGAGCACACCAGGGGCAGGCACTGTCTTCAGGGTGTATCTTCCAGTCGCGCTGGAATTCACCGGTTTGGAACCGAATTTGATTACGACAGAGACACACATGCAAAATAAAGCGACTGTCCTCGTGGCAGAAGATGAGGCCGCCGTACTGGGCTTGGTGACCACGATACTCCAAAAAGGTGGCTATCATGTCATCAGTGCCACGAGTGGAGATGATGCATTGATCCTTTGGGAGATGCACCGGGACGAAATCGACCTCCTGCTGACGGACATGGTGATGCCCGGTCTGCTTTCCGGTCGTGGTCTGGCGGAACGCATCCACGAAATGAAACCGGACCTGCCGGTGATCTACAGCAGCGGGTACAGCGTGGAAATCGTCCGTGAAGGTCTGGTGTTGCGGGAAGGAGTCAACTTCCTTCCCAAGCCCTATCCACCGACCACGCTTCTGCAAATGGTGAAAGACTGTTTGGAGAACGCCATTCAGGGAAACAAAGGAAACCGCAGTCAGGAAGTGTAA
- the gnd gene encoding decarboxylating NADP(+)-dependent phosphogluconate dehydrogenase, with protein MEPQGDIALIGLAVMGQNLILNMNDHGYTVVAYNRTTAKVDEFLANEAKGTKVLGAHSIEEMVKKLKRPRRVMMLVKAGKPVDEFIDQLIPHLEPGDIIIDGGNSLFGDTNRRQKYVESKGLLYIGTGVSGGEEGARKGPSIMPGGSPAAWPHVKEIFQAVSAKVEGGAPCCDWVGEQGAGHYVKMVHNGIEYGDMQLICEAYNIMKNGLGMSADEMHEVFAEWNKGDLDSYLIEISRDILAKKDEDGSPIVDKILDTAGQKGTGKWTVINSQDLGIPITLMAEAVYSRCVSALKDERVKASRKLKGPRPALSSIAANPEKKKAFINDIRDALFASKIISYAQGYMLMRAAAKEYGWNLNYGGIALMWRGGCIIRSRFLGKIKEAYDANPKLSNLLLDDYFRGEIKRTQKGWRKIVSTAALRGIPVPAFSTALAFYDQYRSAVLPANLLQAQRDYFGAHTYERLDKPRGEFFHTNWTGRGGTTSSSTYNV; from the coding sequence ATGGAACCTCAAGGTGATATCGCATTGATCGGTCTGGCCGTCATGGGTCAGAACCTCATCCTCAACATGAATGACCACGGCTACACCGTGGTGGCTTACAACCGCACCACTGCGAAGGTGGACGAGTTTCTGGCCAATGAAGCCAAGGGCACCAAGGTGCTCGGTGCCCATTCCATCGAGGAGATGGTCAAGAAGCTCAAGCGCCCCCGTCGCGTCATGATGCTCGTCAAGGCCGGCAAGCCCGTCGATGAATTCATCGACCAGCTCATCCCGCACCTCGAACCCGGTGACATCATCATCGATGGTGGTAACTCCCTCTTCGGCGACACCAACCGCCGCCAGAAGTATGTCGAGAGCAAGGGCCTCCTCTACATCGGCACTGGTGTGTCCGGTGGTGAAGAAGGCGCCCGCAAGGGTCCTTCCATCATGCCTGGTGGCTCACCCGCTGCCTGGCCGCACGTGAAGGAGATTTTCCAGGCCGTTTCCGCGAAGGTGGAAGGCGGCGCTCCCTGCTGCGACTGGGTTGGCGAGCAAGGTGCCGGTCACTACGTCAAGATGGTGCACAACGGCATCGAGTACGGCGACATGCAGCTCATCTGCGAAGCCTACAACATCATGAAGAACGGCCTCGGCATGAGCGCCGATGAGATGCACGAAGTCTTCGCCGAATGGAACAAGGGCGACCTCGACAGCTACCTCATCGAGATCAGCCGCGACATTCTCGCCAAGAAGGACGAGGACGGTTCCCCGATCGTGGACAAGATCCTCGACACCGCTGGCCAAAAGGGCACGGGCAAGTGGACCGTCATCAACTCCCAAGACCTCGGCATCCCCATCACCTTGATGGCTGAGGCCGTGTATAGCCGTTGCGTCTCCGCCTTGAAGGACGAGCGCGTGAAAGCCTCCCGCAAACTCAAGGGCCCGCGTCCCGCTCTCAGCAGCATCGCCGCGAACCCCGAGAAGAAGAAGGCCTTCATCAACGACATCCGCGACGCCCTCTTCGCCTCCAAGATCATCAGCTACGCCCAGGGCTACATGCTCATGCGCGCCGCTGCTAAGGAATACGGCTGGAACCTCAACTACGGTGGTATCGCCCTCATGTGGCGCGGTGGTTGCATCATCCGTTCCCGTTTCCTCGGCAAGATCAAGGAAGCCTACGATGCGAATCCGAAGCTCTCGAACTTGCTCTTGGACGACTACTTCCGCGGCGAGATCAAGCGCACCCAAAAGGGCTGGCGCAAGATCGTCTCCACGGCCGCACTGCGCGGCATCCCGGTGCCCGCGTTCAGCACCGCCTTGGCGTTCTACGATCAATATCGCTCCGCCGTGTTGCCTGCGAACCTGCTCCAGGCCCAGCGCGACTACTTCGGCGCACACACCTACGAGCGCCTCGACAAACCGCGCGGCGAGTTCTTCCACACGAACTGGACCGGCCGCGGCGGCACGACGAGCAGCTCCACGTATAACGTGTAA
- the lpxI gene encoding UDP-2,3-diacylglucosamine diphosphatase LpxI (LpxI, functionally equivalent to LpxH, replaces it in LPS biosynthesis in a minority of bacteria.), with translation MGKSARVRNLGGKFPEAELVTHEDKARPSCPIRAFRLASFLITPYKGQHMSDHAGPHTLGIIAGNRSLPLMFARQARVMGVKRLVAVAFEGETSSEFAALVDEVVWLKVGQLTKLIEVFTSRGVKQSVMVGQIAPSNLFNLRPDLRAMKLLMRLKEKNAHTIFGAIGDELRSEGVELISAMPWLIPLMPGKGVRIGGELTSELAADVDFGYRIAKEISRLEIGQLVVVKQGTVLAVEGFEGTDKCLTRGGELAGKEGRAVAVKVAKEGHDMRFDIPCIGERTLETCAKNGVSVLAVEAGKTLFLDQPELEKLCKKHKLTLLTIPQS, from the coding sequence ATGGGCAAGTCTGCCCGAGTACGCAATTTGGGCGGTAAGTTCCCTGAGGCAGAACTTGTTACACACGAAGACAAGGCACGTCCATCCTGCCCAATCCGTGCTTTCAGACTGGCATCCTTCCTCATCACGCCGTACAAAGGGCAGCACATGTCAGACCACGCTGGTCCACACACCCTCGGCATTATAGCCGGAAACCGCTCTTTGCCGCTCATGTTCGCGCGGCAGGCACGTGTTATGGGGGTGAAACGTCTTGTGGCTGTGGCGTTTGAGGGAGAAACCAGCTCCGAGTTTGCGGCCTTGGTAGACGAGGTGGTTTGGCTGAAGGTCGGCCAATTGACCAAGCTCATCGAGGTCTTCACCAGTCGTGGCGTGAAGCAATCTGTCATGGTCGGCCAGATTGCACCCAGCAACCTGTTCAACCTCCGTCCCGATCTTCGTGCCATGAAACTCCTCATGCGCCTCAAGGAGAAAAACGCCCATACCATCTTTGGAGCTATCGGGGACGAATTACGTTCAGAAGGTGTCGAACTTATTTCTGCCATGCCTTGGCTGATTCCTCTGATGCCCGGTAAGGGCGTTCGAATCGGTGGCGAGCTTACATCGGAACTGGCTGCGGATGTGGATTTTGGGTATCGTATCGCTAAAGAGATTTCACGTCTTGAGATCGGCCAGTTGGTCGTCGTCAAACAAGGCACCGTCTTGGCGGTAGAGGGCTTCGAAGGGACCGATAAATGCCTTACGCGTGGAGGCGAACTTGCCGGTAAAGAGGGCAGGGCGGTCGCCGTGAAAGTGGCCAAGGAAGGCCACGATATGCGTTTCGACATACCCTGTATTGGCGAGCGGACCTTGGAGACTTGCGCCAAGAACGGCGTTTCTGTGCTAGCCGTTGAAGCTGGGAAGACCCTTTTCTTAGATCAACCTGAGCTCGAAAAGCTGTGCAAGAAACACAAGCTCACCTTGCTAACCATCCCTCAATCCTGA
- a CDS encoding tail fiber domain-containing protein, with the protein MRKKSLLEISLLLALLLPCLQIFAQTTTFNYQGRLLLDGAPATGNFDIRFTLFDASVNGNTVSSPQTFGTVAVAGGVFNVTLDYGAASFPGADRWLEIGVRPQGSSDAYTTLTPRQKITSNPYAIQALNATTAASLSGTVSAANVTGTLSVSQVPALGADKITSGTLDVARIPSLDAAKIVTGVLAESRIPSLDASKITTGTIDSARLPSLTAVAIPSLDASKITTGTIDDARLPALTAANIPVLDASKITSGTFSTDRVPDLDAAKITSGNLSISRMPSGIALLNSSPTFTGAVTATGFSGSGANLTSLNANNLSSGTVPVAALGNVWKITGNSGTSLGTHFIGTTDPVGLDFRVGNNRVLRISPAPTSPNFLAGHTGNQLGLGISGSIVAGGGNSGSDRNSVSASFSTISGGQGNTIEAGADNSVVVGGYRNLIVTDNIGSLIAGGYQNSIQKFSEYSAISGGNQNMIHTNSNYGTIAGGDRNEIKPGAYRSVISGGVLNVIQTNSYDSVIVGGNLNEIGIGSYDGIISGGTDNKIGAVSPESVIAGGASNRVGNQSDSSSVGGGHGNGIGNNSPGSVIAGGEANKIEGTSPNSVIGGGKLNAIKVTNDYSTIAGGQNNVIDKLGIANFIGGGATNLIAENTYYAVIAGGRSNVIDEASDYAFVGSGQANKIGNYSSYSGIMTGYDNFVGNDVISGAIVTGEQNRVLGEANRSFIGGGFSNVIEGEAYDAVISGGEVNEVEAGAHHATIPGGFANYAAGPYSFAAGVKAKALHYGSFVWGCATDANIESTANNQFTIRASGGTRIFSNGTSTLGVTLAPNATSWSTLSDRNSKKDFNEVNPKEIMDKLAKVPVLSWHYRWEDGTSTPHLGPIAQDFKAAFYPGRDDKSISTMEFDGVALAAIQGLYATVKEKDQELQSLKTQNEDMAKRLDALETMIKSMGQANTQTGK; encoded by the coding sequence ATGAGAAAAAAGTCTCTTTTGGAAATCAGTCTGTTGTTGGCCTTACTGCTGCCTTGCCTTCAGATTTTTGCACAAACCACCACTTTCAATTACCAGGGGCGATTACTTTTGGATGGTGCTCCAGCGACTGGAAATTTTGATATTCGCTTCACGCTCTTCGATGCTTCGGTCAACGGCAACACTGTTTCCTCTCCGCAAACATTCGGGACCGTCGCGGTGGCAGGTGGGGTTTTTAATGTCACCTTGGATTATGGTGCGGCCAGTTTCCCGGGAGCAGATCGATGGCTGGAGATCGGTGTGCGGCCGCAAGGTTCGAGCGATGCGTATACAACGCTGACGCCGCGCCAGAAGATCACTTCCAACCCCTACGCCATTCAGGCGTTGAACGCTACGACGGCTGCTTCGCTCAGCGGAACGGTCTCAGCGGCCAACGTCACCGGCACTCTGTCAGTCAGCCAGGTTCCGGCATTGGGCGCAGACAAGATCACCAGTGGCACGCTGGATGTCGCCCGCATTCCCTCACTGGATGCGGCGAAGATTGTTACCGGTGTATTGGCGGAAAGCCGTATCCCGTCCTTGGATGCTTCCAAGATCACGACAGGCACGATTGACAGTGCAAGACTTCCATCCCTCACTGCGGTGGCAATTCCTTCGCTCGACGCTTCTAAAATCACTACCGGCACAATCGATGATGCGCGGCTTCCGGCTCTTACTGCTGCCAACATTCCAGTGTTAGACGCTTCCAAAATCACCTCCGGCACGTTCAGCACGGATCGCGTGCCTGACTTGGATGCGGCCAAGATCACCAGCGGAAACCTGAGCATCAGTCGCATGCCCTCTGGCATCGCTTTGCTGAATAGCAGCCCGACCTTTACCGGCGCAGTGACGGCGACCGGGTTTTCTGGCAGCGGTGCCAACCTCACGTCATTGAATGCGAATAACCTGTCTTCCGGCACGGTGCCCGTTGCCGCATTGGGTAACGTTTGGAAAATTACTGGGAACTCAGGCACTTCTTTGGGGACACATTTCATCGGCACAACCGACCCTGTGGGACTGGACTTCCGGGTAGGCAATAACCGCGTTTTACGTATTAGTCCGGCCCCTACATCTCCTAATTTTCTGGCAGGTCATACAGGAAACCAGCTTGGTTTGGGAATCAGTGGCTCTATCGTGGCAGGTGGTGGTAATTCAGGCTCCGACCGAAATTCAGTAAGTGCTTCGTTTTCTACGATTTCAGGCGGTCAGGGAAATACTATCGAGGCAGGGGCCGATAATTCAGTCGTCGTCGGTGGATATCGGAATTTGATCGTAACTGACAACATCGGATCCTTGATCGCCGGCGGCTATCAAAACAGCATCCAAAAATTCTCCGAATATTCTGCCATCTCGGGTGGTAATCAAAACATGATACATACCAACTCGAATTACGGTACGATCGCAGGCGGAGACCGAAACGAGATCAAACCGGGAGCGTATAGGTCGGTCATTTCTGGCGGTGTGTTGAATGTGATCCAAACCAACTCCTACGATTCTGTCATCGTCGGCGGCAACCTCAATGAAATCGGGATAGGTTCGTATGACGGGATAATAAGCGGCGGAACTGATAATAAGATCGGAGCCGTTTCGCCTGAGTCCGTGATCGCAGGTGGAGCGAGCAACCGCGTGGGGAATCAAAGTGATTCTTCCTCCGTGGGAGGCGGACACGGCAACGGTATTGGGAACAATTCACCCGGCTCCGTTATCGCTGGCGGTGAAGCCAACAAAATCGAGGGAACCTCCCCGAACTCCGTGATCGGCGGCGGCAAATTGAACGCAATCAAGGTCACGAACGATTACTCCACGATCGCCGGCGGCCAGAACAATGTCATCGATAAGTTGGGCATAGCCAATTTCATAGGCGGAGGGGCTACGAATCTGATCGCTGAAAATACGTACTATGCAGTCATTGCCGGCGGTCGGTCCAATGTAATCGATGAAGCATCCGACTACGCTTTCGTGGGTAGTGGCCAGGCAAACAAGATAGGCAATTATAGTTCGTACTCAGGGATAATGACTGGCTATGACAATTTTGTAGGCAACGATGTTATCAGTGGTGCAATCGTAACGGGAGAGCAAAACCGCGTTCTAGGTGAAGCGAATAGAAGTTTCATTGGTGGTGGTTTTTCCAATGTCATAGAAGGCGAAGCTTATGATGCCGTCATCTCTGGCGGTGAGGTCAATGAAGTTGAAGCGGGAGCTCATCATGCAACGATTCCGGGAGGCTTTGCCAATTACGCTGCTGGTCCCTACAGCTTTGCTGCCGGCGTGAAGGCAAAGGCCCTGCACTACGGATCGTTCGTATGGGGATGTGCTACCGATGCAAACATCGAATCTACAGCCAACAATCAATTCACCATCCGCGCCTCCGGGGGCACCCGGATTTTCTCAAATGGAACGTCAACTTTAGGTGTCACTTTGGCACCGAATGCTACCTCATGGAGCACGCTCTCCGATCGTAATTCCAAGAAGGACTTCAACGAAGTGAATCCGAAGGAGATCATGGACAAACTGGCCAAGGTGCCGGTCTTGAGCTGGCACTATCGTTGGGAAGATGGCACATCCACGCCACACTTGGGCCCGATCGCACAGGATTTCAAAGCGGCGTTTTATCCTGGCCGCGATGACAAGTCCATCAGCACGATGGAGTTTGATGGTGTGGCGCTGGCTGCCATCCAAGGTCTGTATGCCACGGTCAAAGAAAAGGATCAGGAACTGCAAAGTTTGAAGACGCAGAATGAGGATATGGCGAAACGTCTCGATGCGCTGGAAACGATGATCAAGTCGATGGGCCAAGCCAACACCCAAACTGGAAAGTAA